Genomic window (Juglans microcarpa x Juglans regia isolate MS1-56 chromosome 2S, Jm3101_v1.0, whole genome shotgun sequence):
CTCCTTCTCCCCATTCCACCCAGTCACCACATGCAACATGGCCTCCAAATTATGCCAATCTGACGGATTCTTCGAGTCCTTCAAGCTTGGAGACTTCCTCGTATCTATAACCAACTCAACCCCTGTGTGCTTGTACCCCAACATCCGCCCTGGATAATGTGGGATCACGTCAATGGTATTCTTTACATGCAAAACATTCAGATTTGGATACTTCTTGAGCCTCTCATTGAAAGCTTTGTTCCCTACTTGCGGGCACCCGAAAACAATGGCTGAAACCGGAATATTGTCAGAAACACAATTCTCCACCAGATCGAAAGCTCCCAAGACTGCTAAGCTTGCGCCAAGACTATGCCCCGTTAACGTCACACTTACTTCCTCGTCTTTGTATTGCTTTATCAACTCATCGATCTTGGTTAAAAGCTGCGTTCTTGCGTTTTTCTTGGTGAATAGCGAGTTGGGGTCCTCCGACATGTAGATAGTAAGCCAACCCTTCATGACTTTTGGCTCCTTTTTACAGATCAGATATGCCCagttgaagaagaaagagaagaccGATGAACGTTCGTTATCTTCATTGCTATCACAATTACTACCATCAGTCATGTGTTCATCAAGCGCATTTGGACGCAACAACGACACGACAGGCTCGAGTTTAGCCTCCAACACATCAATCCACTCGTAGCTCCTAGTAGTTCCGCGCATGGCGACATAGATCTCGCGCCGGCCTAGGGCGCGGCTGACCTCGTCGGTGGTGACGGCGATATAGCCAATCCAATTAGACTCGCGGTCCCATGACTCGCGAGACTGGGAGTGGAAAAGAAAGGCCGAGTGATGGCCGACTTTGGCAGTGGCGTAGAGAAAAGCGACAACTTCATAGTCGGAGGCGTTGTAGAGCATGACCTTGTGGAAGAAGGAAGCCTTCCCATAGCGGCTGGAGCCGCAATACTTAGAGCTTTTGTCGTTGTTGAAGGCGTCGTAGGTGGCTTGGCAGAAGTCGCCGCATCGGAGGATGAGTTTTCGGAGGGAGAGATCGAGAGGGTACAAGAGACCTTCCCAACTGTTGCTGCCTAGCAGTTCCGGCCATGTGGGTTCTCCTGCTTCGATGTTCATGGTCTCGATTGTGGGTTGGggcggggggagggggggtggtGGTGTTGGATACTTCCTCGTGATAATTGCTGAGAAAAGAGGAGGGAAAGTATATGATTTATGCGTGTTTCTTATCTTATCGATCCCTTGATAAAAGGAGCTTTTTATAGGATTTTAAGGATTGTAGGATTAGGCAGTTTGGACACTCAAACAGTCTCGTATATTTTCTGTAGTGCCCTCGACCCCCACATGTGATTTCGAGGAGTTGCGATGCCATGGTGTGGACCGCACGGATCACACACCCCAAGGGCAACATAAAAGCAAGTGTGTGTAAGCATGCAACTTAAAAATGTACAATTATAGATATAGCGGAGAAGTAAAAAAGTGCAGTTCAAACTACTACGACTACCAAAAATTCAGATTACAAACTCTAACAAaataatctataaattaatacagtcatccgactagattaaaaaaaaacaacatcacAACAAGAACATAAGGAAGAGGTCCCCATGTCTTCACTTCTCAGCAATTTACAAAAAATGCCACGCACACCAAAAATCTacatttccattttttaaaGCATCCATTTAATAACGtgtgcaccatggtctcccatGTAGACCATTCACACACCCTGGCTCTCCCTTcatcacaccacgggtaacgatTGTGCGTGTGACTTcttaacgagcgatgcccagctcCTCGTTTAGCGCGTACGTGATCAGACATCCTCTAGCCTCCGCCAGCAAAGAGGTCATGGAGTCGATAAGAGAGTGTTACCGTCTCGTTCGAGCCCATTGACACCCCGGCAACAACCCAGGGGATGTTACTCAATTTTACaagctcccgagtaaccagaggaacTCCAgtgagataatgccccatctcggcttggggttgtgatacacaccTACCcacaaaatatgattttaataaatgacaCTAAGAACACAATTTTCCAGTTTCATAGCACGACCAGAAAATATAGTacaattaacaaattaattacgACACACACAGATCAGAGCACAGTTAATACGATTAAgataattaacaataataataatgcatatGCGTGAACAATCAGATATTGTGTGGCATGGCAATAATACATCAACCAATGGCCAAACAACACGTAGGTTCACATATTCACAAATCACAACTACACGCGATTTCAATCGCTTCACTTGGCCTTCGACCAATAATTCATCACCAACTACAGTTATCATCTCAACACTCCACAGGCCCTTGGCCACTTAACCAAACACAACTAGACTGCAATAAAAACACAGTTTTCCATTATCATTATTCCAAGGGTTAGTCTAGGGTTTTACTTACAATGCGAGACTGCAAATTTCTAGATGATCAAGCGCATCGTCTAAGAGATCTTGCAAGTGTGCATGTGCGTTGTGTGGCGACGCGGAGGTGCACCGTGATGGAGGCAAATTTGGGCAGATTAGTGGGGACCCACAGCTGGGGAAAAACTTAAGGGTGATCAGACTGACGAAAAGGAGGGTGGAGAGAAGGACTCATGCAGCGGAGGATGGTGGTGGGTGGTGGAGCACGGTGAACAGTGGTTGATCTGGTCAAAACGTGAGAATCTACGATTGGGAAAGTAGTGGGTGGCGATTCTTATGAAAACAAAGGTTGGGGAAGGGGGAACTTTTCGTGGTTGGCAGTGGCGCAaccctgagagagagagagagggagagagctcTAGGCACGAGTTTTGAGCAGATCTGAGAGGGGAGAGGCTGAGTGGGAACTGGAGGGGTGGGGGTGCTCGACGAGAAGGAGGGTGAGATTGAGGGTGGCGACTCACGGCAACGGTGTCCTAACTGCGGGATAGAGATCAAGAGACAGAGGGAGGGAGAAATCGACGGGAAGGAGGGTGAGATTGAGGGGGTTAAGAGGGAAACCACACGGCAAAAGGCACGGCAACAATGGATGTGACAGACGACatgacgagagagagagagagagagagagagagagagagagagatctacaGAGGGAGGTTATGCGAGTGCCGCGATGGCCGAGGAATTGTGAAGGCACAATGGAACAATGGCGATCAACCGTTGGCGAGGGTGCCAAGTGATGACTGATCTGAGTGGCTAGCTGCCAACCATGGCAGATCTGCTCTTTCTTGAGGTCAAAGGGTGGTAGCATGCCAAAATCGATGGGagggaaaaggagagagagagagagagagagacatgaaCGGAGAGGAGGGAGGGCAAGATAGATGAGAGGAGAGGGCTTTCCGGTGACGTGAGGTGGCAAGACATGGACGGTGGCAACAAGGGATGAACAACAGACTCACAGGTTTGTAGATGGGGGAGAAGGAATTGAAGAGGGGGTGAGGCGTAGGggagaaagagggaggaagatGAAGGACTTTAGGGTTTTCTCACCCTTACACAAAAACGGCGTTGTTTCCATGGGTTGAGGGGCTGGGCCCACTGCCTACACACACactaaaagaaagaagaaaaccacTTCCAAATCAGTCTTGGACTTCACATGGGCTGGGTTTCACATTTTCAGATATTCTAAaagtttctcaaaattttcttatcaaatatcactcaaaaacaaaatattttttaatttcaaaacttcaactttttcatctaatcattatttaaacacaGAATCCAATATAAGATTCccaaatttccaaaaaaaaaaaaaaccaatacaactttttaaaatttaaaaataaaaataatattcaaacaattttttaactttataatatttttatttaattttttctctctcatttattaaaacttagtaaaatatcttaattcaaacaatttcactactattcacaaatcattttattactatttacaaaattttaatatattctaAGGGCTCGTAGAATATTTCAacttctgtgaataatagtcaAATCGTGTGACTTTTGCCCTAGGCTTTGTATGCAGTGGCCCATATAACATAATGAAGCCTGACACACTCGATGGGTTAAGAAGCTTACCTGGGCCACGTTCAGCTTTGAAGTCCCATTTCTATTTCCTTCTCAACACACTATATTAAGCTATTCACTTTCTCATGTAAGTCCATTAACTGCGTCTTCATATCCCATAGAGTACTACATTCGCCACCTTATGCCAATTCTCCTTCATCGAGCCTATTATTGCCCCCTTTAAACTAAGCAATTGATTGATCTACTATACATCGAGCCTTCCCAAGACCATGAACATTACTATGACCAGCGGTTGCTCCTCCCAAGGCCGCCAAATCACCACAACCTCCTCCCCTATTCTGCACGTTCAACGACAATGGGACCATTGACTACTGCTCAAGGAACTCCTTGTAAGAATATGTGTTCCATTGATTTACCTCCACCGTTAGCCCCAGAGTTGACCTTCTTCCTCCAGAAGTCTCTTTCATTTGACCGAAGCCCAACCTCCCTGATCTGTTCTGAGCCACGCTGCTTCCAAACTCCAGGCAAGCTCACATTCTTCTCTGTGCAACCGCCATCATCTTCCATCCCTTACACTCCATTTCTTCCAATATGGAAATAAGATTACGTCTGCCACCACCTCCATACTCCACTGGTGCCATTTAGTGACTGTTGGCATTAAAACATCTCTGAGCAATAAAGCTTCTATTATCATCCCGTGAAGTAGCGTAaaaatcctttttcttttgcccATAGAACAACCCTCCAGTGTTTTAGTGAACAAGTTCACCATGTATATCCATAGCCTCATCTCTTTCATAACCTTCCAATTCCTTTCAGTTATACGAATGGAATTGCCTTCCATCGTTAACACAAAAACTTTAGATTCAATCACTAGTTGTTTCCAGACCCCCATAATTCACACTAATTGAGTAATTGTGGTGCCACCAAACtccgcttgggatttgatggagtttgaagcgtcgagacatgaAACACAATGTCACATATCCCCGTTCATGGCAGTTAAGGATGCATTGCACCTAACAAACATCTAATCGTATGTAGTATTCATAgcgaataaattttttttttagaaatacaTCACAAAAGTTATCCAACAAGTATGTATCAAAATAAGTACTGGAGACAACACTTCTATAAGTATAGACATAAATACAAACTATTGAACTAAACACCAAGCCACTCACGCAGCTCGGCGATAAGCGCCAAAATGGAATCCAAAAGCTAGAGAACCAACTCCATGAGCTCCTTGATCGTCCACTGCAGTCAACTCAACCTTGTCCAAATGGTTTAGTCCTAATCCCTGGTCCCCTGACACATCATCTACCATTctggggggaatggtagttgggactaccaagtgagatttataaaatctcagcaagtataGCTCCTAAACTACCAATAGTATGAATAGATATGCATGATAGTAATATGAAATGTATGCGTTATGACATGGACTTAAACATgcatgacataacttgaaaataacatgGCTATatatgaacatgacataacttgaCTTGAACGTGACATGACTTGACTTGATCGTGGCATGACGTGATATGAAAATAGCATGACTACGTGAACATGAGACCTTTTTAACATATACATGCTTGTTTACGTGAATTGTAGATGCTCCACGAGTCCCCAAGGGTCGTGTGCTCCTGCCGATACTGCATTAGATCACAGGCTCTGTGCCAGTTGTGTGTACGTCATGATAACTGAAGTTGTAAACGTGTAATTTGGCACCACCgacattttttctttgatttccctTTGAAAACCAGCTACTTAGGTGccattcgaagcctgttgattgtacttcgtcaacccaaaGGATTCCACATCCAGTTTAAACACTCCAAAGTAGACAAatgagttccactagaataACTCTCAATCCTATCACTTAGGGTCagggtcatgataaaataaaagattcatGCATGACTTggaaatatttcatgacatagtCAATACTTATGACACGGCATTCATGGAATGTAatagaataacatataatagataTGATGACATGGCATTCGTGACATGTGACAGATAATCATGTACAAGAATAATTGACATGGCATGacacattataaaaaattataataagcataataaaCATGAAGATAAAGTTCTTAACACCAAACTATGTAAAATACCGAGTAAATTAAAACTTACATAAATGTAGTATAACGTAAGCAAAGCGTAAAGAAGTGTCAGCTGAAATGAGATACATTCTAGGGTTAGAATATCTCACTTAGGGCTTGTTTGAAAGATGGgatagtttcatctcatctcatctcatctcatttacttCCCAAACATccttcaaatacaaatacttttcaatttcaaatccttaactttttcatataatcattatctaatcatttcaactttaccaaacttccaaacaaaacacaaaaaataattcaactttttcaaatttcaaacaaaaataatattaaaaatttatattctaacaatatcataattttataatacttgtattcaactttttctctcttctttttcaaaatcccataaaacatcataactcaaatattttcactactatttacaaataatttcactactattcacaaatttctcatctgatctcattcCCTTCTTTGAATCACCAATCAAGCAAATAAATGGTGCCCACCAACTTCTAACAAATGGCAATGCTTAGGATCGACTCTATCTCTTCCTCAGATACACATCTCCTAGTCACTTGATCACTACAATGCTTGTAGAGAAAATGTTTCTCCCAATAGTAGTGTTTGACCTCCgaaaagaatttcttccttTGTGGGTATATAAAATCCGGATTGATCACATTGCTTACCAAGTAGTTTACATAATCTGCATACCAAGGAACTTGTGTTAGAGATTAAACAAAGAGTTGTTCATCCAtgaatacctcatttattggaGAAAGTGGGGTTGCCTATTTGGTTGTGTGCTCGAGTTTAGAGAGATGATCAACTACTTACGTCTCAGTTCCCTTTTTGTCTTTGATCTCCAAATCGAATTCTTGTAGGAGTAAAATCCACCTAAGTAACCTGGGTTTAGCTTCCTTTTTAGCTAACAAGTATTTAAGAATAGAATGATTTGTGTAAATAATTACTTTTGACTCAATTAAATATgatctaaatttatcaaaagcaAAGACCACCGCTAACAATTCTTTCTCCATTGTAGCATAATTTAATTGGGAATACGTCAAGGTACAACTCGCATAGTAGATAACATGGAGAACCTTGTTCTTCCTTTGTCCAAGCATATCTCCTATTGCGTAATCACACATCAGTTCAAATGTAAGTGCCCAATCCGGTGCACATATTATTGGGGCTGAACTTAGCTTCTTCTTCAAAAGTGAAAATGCCTGCAAACAATTATTAGAAAAGTTAAATGGAGTATCTTTGACCAAAAGAGAACAAAGGGGTTTAGTAATTTTAGAAAAGTCAAGAAATAAAACGACGATAAAACCCCGCTtgtcccaagaaacttctcaCACCCATGACCGTTCTAGGTGGAGGTAATTTTTCAATGACCTCTACTGTGGCTCGATCTACCTCGATGCCCTTGGAAGAAACTTTATGCCCAAGTACAATTCCTTCCTGCAtcataaaatgacattttttccaATTAAGAACAAGGTTAGTTTCTTCACATCTTTGTAGAgctaaagataaattatttaaacaatTATCAAATCAAGAACCAATGACAGAAAAATCACCCATAAAAGTTTCAATAAACTTTTCCACCATATCCAAAAAAAATGGCCATCATGCATCATTGAAATGTGGCCGTAGCATTGCACAAACCAAAAGGCATCCTCCGGTAGGCAAATGTTCCATACGGGCAAGTGAAAGTggtattttcttgatttttcgATGATTGTTAGATTTGATTGTACCCCGAGTATCCATCTAGGAAACAATAATAAGAATGACCGGTGAAGCGTTCCAACCCATGACCGTTCTTGTTGGGATTAgttcattattttcattctcTACCACCATCACTCCTTTGTTGGGCACTATTTGCACCGGACTTACCCATAAGCTATCAAAAATATGGTAAAATAATTCTGGCATCCAACAATTTGAGAACTTCCTTTCTTACAACTTCTTGCAAGTTCGGATTAAGTCTCCTTTGTGGCTGCACCGTAGGCTTATAATTCtcttccattaaaatcttgtgcatgcataGTGAAGGGCTTATTCCCTTAATGTCGGCTATAGTCTATCCCAAAGCTTGCTTGTGAGCTCTCAAAACTCGAAGTAACTTCTCCTCTTCAATACCTatcaaagatgaagaaattattACTGGTAAAAAAGAATCATATAAATAAGCATAATTCATATGAGAAGGAAGAGGTTTGAGTTCTAAGAAATGGCCTCAATAATGGATGGCTTTTTTGGAGTAGTGCTTTCACTCAATGTTATGTTTTCTGGCTTCCCTTTATGCAAGTAAGGCAGAGATGCTTCTAGGTAGTGTGCACAATTGCTTATCTTGAAATTCTAGGAATCAGTAGTGCCGGATTGAACAAGACATGCCTCAAGTGGTTCCTTAGGATAGCTCTCCTTAAAAATTTCTACCACAAGTTCATCAATCACATCTATGTTGAAGCATGTATCAATTGTTGACGGATATTTCATTGCTTCAAATACATTAAATGTAACTTGTTCATCTTGCACCCGTAGTATTAGTTTCCCTTGTTGTACATCTATGAGAGTTCTTCCCATGACTAAGAATGGCCAACCAAGAATAAGTGGGGTTTCTCAATCTTCCTCCATatctaaaacaataaaatctgCAGGGAAaataaacttatcaactttaacAAGAACATCCTCTACTATGCCTCTTGGTCTTTTAATGGATCGGTCCGTCAATTGAA
Coding sequences:
- the LOC121251832 gene encoding phospholipase A1-IIdelta-like translates to MNIEAGEPTWPELLGSNSWEGLLYPLDLSLRKLILRCGDFCQATYDAFNNDKSSKYCGSSRYGKASFFHKVMLYNASDYEVVAFLYATAKVGHHSAFLFHSQSRESWDRESNWIGYIAVTTDEVSRALGRREIYVAMRGTTRSYEWIDVLEAKLEPVVSLLRPNALDEHMTDGSNCDSNEDNERSSVFSFFFNWAYLICKKEPKVMKGWLTIYMSEDPNSLFTKKNARTQLLTKIDELIKQYKDEEVSVTLTGHSLGASLAVLGAFDLVENCVSDNIPVSAIVFGCPQVGNKAFNERLKKYPNLNVLHVKNTIDVIPHYPGRMLGYKHTGVELVIDTRKSPSLKDSKNPSDWHNLEAMLHVVTGWNGEKEKFELKVNRSLALVNKSSEYLKDEYLIPGSWWVERNKGLVRDENGEWVLAYPDEDDLPVPECYSSVEL